In a genomic window of Pseudomonas mohnii:
- a CDS encoding CopD family protein → MTAFSLVYSLHVLAALVWVGGMFFAWMVLRPAAVNALEGPARLKLWVEVFQGFFRWVWVAVLLLPVSGVGMLHMHFNGFETAPRYVQVMMGLYVVMTALFIRIQALMLPELRTAVIAQDWPAGAAVLGKIRRLVGINLIVGLVLVAIAAARPMF, encoded by the coding sequence ATGACCGCTTTTAGCCTTGTTTATAGCCTGCATGTCCTCGCCGCACTGGTGTGGGTCGGCGGCATGTTTTTCGCCTGGATGGTCTTGCGCCCTGCGGCTGTGAACGCACTGGAGGGCCCTGCCCGACTGAAATTGTGGGTAGAAGTGTTTCAAGGTTTTTTCCGCTGGGTCTGGGTCGCGGTCTTACTGCTGCCCGTCAGCGGTGTGGGCATGCTGCATATGCACTTCAACGGATTTGAAACCGCTCCGCGCTATGTGCAGGTGATGATGGGCTTGTATGTGGTGATGACGGCGCTGTTCATCCGGATTCAGGCGCTGATGCTGCCTGAGTTGCGTACGGCGGTCATTGCCCAGGATTGGCCGGCGGGGGCTGCGGTGCTCGGGAAGATTCGGCGCCTGGTGGGGATCAATCTGATTGTCGGGCTGGTGCTGGTGGCGATTGCTGCGGCGCGGCCGATGTTCTAA
- a CDS encoding DUF6231 family protein, with product MIAGNSSRTPQQALAALLDLYAPSRLLLIGASEFPALEAFKLAHPDSCVAHAAPGPLPAELAARRFDLALVVDCLEHLPKRDGLKLLGGIRNLNASRIAVLADLPASGWQETDFFSLALQASERFQRDDQVLTLFTYDLLDYKQVPDWLNSRFWANPENFGKYWW from the coding sequence ATGATTGCAGGTAACTCTTCGCGCACGCCGCAGCAGGCGCTGGCCGCTTTGCTGGATCTTTACGCCCCTTCGCGCCTGTTGCTGATCGGCGCCAGTGAGTTCCCCGCGCTGGAAGCTTTCAAGCTCGCGCACCCGGACAGCTGCGTGGCGCACGCGGCACCTGGGCCGTTGCCTGCCGAGCTGGCGGCGCGCCGGTTTGACCTGGCGCTGGTGGTCGATTGCCTTGAGCACCTGCCCAAGCGTGACGGCCTGAAGTTGCTCGGTGGTATCCGCAACCTCAATGCCAGTCGCATTGCGGTGCTGGCGGACCTGCCCGCCAGCGGCTGGCAAGAAACGGATTTTTTCTCCCTGGCGCTGCAGGCCAGCGAACGCTTCCAGCGTGACGATCAAGTGCTGACGCTGTTCACCTATGATCTGCTTGACTACAAACAAGTCCCCGACTGGCTCAACTCGCGGTTCTGGGCCAATCCGGAAAACTTCGGGAAATATTGGTGGTAA
- a CDS encoding collagen-like triple helix repeat-containing protein, giving the protein MRKLCLLAVLISPLACAQVVSVETNSLMRLPNTASTLQLDRLEVADYGTLLIPSNVTEVTVGELHLGRDARIAIVPSEQALELKVSRAELAEGSQITARGAPGTYQKAARSGRNLNLQIKALKAPQLLVDARGGAGAPGFVGLDGANGQPPGCTWGQAGRGADGSDGSNGQPGAPGALVKLAVPREYPAEQIKVQVAGGAGGLAGPGGKPGAGGKAKGCFIYKADGGKSGKPGADGQPGPAGAAGSVTVQRL; this is encoded by the coding sequence ATGCGTAAACTCTGTCTGCTCGCCGTACTCATCAGTCCACTGGCCTGCGCACAGGTGGTGAGTGTTGAAACCAACTCGCTGATGCGCTTGCCCAACACCGCCAGCACCTTGCAGCTGGATCGCCTGGAAGTGGCTGATTACGGCACATTGCTCATCCCGTCGAATGTAACCGAGGTCACTGTCGGCGAATTGCACCTGGGCCGTGATGCGCGGATCGCTATCGTGCCCAGTGAACAGGCGCTGGAGCTGAAAGTCAGTCGTGCCGAGTTGGCCGAGGGCAGCCAGATCACCGCTCGCGGCGCCCCCGGCACTTACCAGAAGGCGGCCCGCTCCGGGCGTAATCTGAATTTGCAGATCAAGGCACTGAAGGCGCCGCAATTGTTGGTGGATGCTCGCGGTGGTGCGGGAGCGCCGGGATTCGTCGGCCTCGACGGGGCCAACGGTCAGCCTCCAGGCTGCACCTGGGGGCAGGCGGGGCGCGGTGCCGATGGCAGCGATGGCAGTAATGGCCAGCCCGGGGCACCGGGGGCGTTGGTCAAGCTGGCAGTGCCGCGCGAATACCCCGCCGAACAAATCAAGGTTCAGGTCGCTGGCGGAGCCGGTGGCTTGGCTGGCCCCGGCGGCAAGCCGGGAGCGGGCGGTAAGGCCAAGGGTTGCTTCATCTACAAGGCCGATGGCGGCAAAAGCGGCAAACCTGGCGCCGATGGCCAGCCGGGGCCTGCGGGGGCGGCGGGCTCGGTGACGGTTCAGCGGTTGTAA
- the dinG gene encoding ATP-dependent DNA helicase DinG: protein MISTELKTTIQGAYSRFLEAKSLKPRYGQRLMIAEVAKVLGDIDTDDEGRRSGEPAIVAVEAGTGTGKTVAYSLAAIPTAKAAGKRLVIATATVALQEQIVYKDLPDLMRNSGLNFSFALAKGRGRYMCLSKLDMLLQEGHAQTATAQLFEEEGFKIEVDEASQKLFTSMIEKLAGNKWDGDRDSWSTALEDADWARLTTDHSQCTNRHCPNFGQCAFYKAREGMGKVDVIVTNHDMVLADLALGGGAVLPDPRDTIYVFDEGHHLPDKAIGHFAHYTRLRSTADWLETTAKNLTKLLAQHPLPGDLGKLIEQVPELAREIKTQQQFMFTACEQVADFKPGEDVEGRERPRHRFVGGVIPEHMREMGIELKKGFARLTDLFTRLTDLLKEGMDGEVNIGIASNQAEEWYPLFGSLLSRSSGNWELWTAFTVEDPEDNPPMARWLTLAESGSLFDIEVNASPILAAEMLRRNLWNVAYGALVTSATLTALGTFDRFRMRAGLPKKAVTAVVPSPFHHADAGVLRVPNLNADPRDAAAHTAAIIRDLPDLVEGSRGTLVLFSSRKQMQDVFDGLDRDWRKQVFIQGNLSKQETLNKHKARVDGGDSSVLFGLASFAEGVDLPGAYCEHVVIAKIPFSVPDDPVEAALAEWIEARGGNPFMEISVPDASLKLVQACGRLLRTEEDRGTITLLDRRLVTQRYGKAILNALPPFRREIS, encoded by the coding sequence ATGATCAGCACTGAACTCAAAACCACGATCCAGGGCGCCTATTCGCGTTTTCTCGAAGCCAAGAGCCTCAAGCCGCGCTACGGCCAACGCCTGATGATTGCCGAAGTGGCCAAGGTCCTCGGGGATATCGACACCGACGACGAAGGCCGGCGTAGCGGCGAGCCCGCGATTGTCGCGGTGGAAGCCGGCACCGGTACCGGCAAGACCGTCGCTTACAGCCTGGCCGCCATCCCGACGGCGAAAGCGGCCGGCAAGCGCCTGGTGATCGCCACGGCCACCGTCGCCCTGCAAGAGCAGATCGTCTACAAGGATTTGCCTGATCTGATGCGCAACAGCGGGCTGAATTTCAGTTTCGCGCTGGCCAAGGGGCGCGGGCGCTATATGTGCCTGTCCAAGCTCGACATGTTGCTCCAGGAAGGCCACGCGCAAACCGCCACGGCGCAATTGTTCGAAGAAGAAGGCTTCAAGATCGAGGTCGATGAGGCCAGTCAGAAGCTGTTTACCAGCATGATCGAAAAACTCGCCGGCAATAAATGGGACGGCGATCGCGACAGCTGGTCCACCGCACTGGAAGACGCCGACTGGGCGCGCCTGACCACCGATCACAGCCAGTGCACCAACCGTCATTGCCCGAACTTCGGCCAGTGCGCCTTCTATAAGGCCCGCGAAGGCATGGGCAAGGTCGATGTGATTGTCACCAACCACGACATGGTCCTGGCCGACCTGGCCCTGGGCGGTGGCGCGGTGCTGCCCGACCCGCGAGACACCATTTACGTATTCGACGAAGGCCATCACCTGCCGGACAAGGCCATCGGCCACTTCGCCCACTACACGCGCCTGCGCTCGACCGCCGACTGGCTGGAAACCACCGCCAAGAATCTCACCAAGTTGCTCGCCCAACACCCGTTGCCCGGTGATCTGGGCAAGTTGATCGAACAGGTGCCGGAGCTGGCGCGGGAGATCAAGACCCAGCAGCAGTTCATGTTCACCGCCTGCGAGCAAGTCGCCGATTTCAAACCCGGCGAAGACGTTGAAGGTCGTGAACGACCGCGTCACCGTTTCGTCGGCGGGGTGATTCCCGAACACATGCGCGAAATGGGCATCGAGCTGAAAAAAGGCTTCGCCCGCCTGACCGACCTGTTCACCCGCCTGACCGATTTGCTCAAGGAGGGCATGGACGGCGAAGTCAACATCGGTATCGCCAGCAACCAGGCTGAAGAGTGGTATCCACTGTTCGGCAGCCTGTTGTCCCGTTCTTCGGGCAATTGGGAGTTGTGGACCGCCTTCACCGTTGAAGACCCGGAAGACAACCCACCGATGGCCCGATGGCTGACCCTGGCCGAAAGCGGCTCGCTGTTCGACATCGAAGTCAACGCCAGCCCGATCCTCGCGGCGGAAATGCTGCGACGCAACCTGTGGAACGTGGCCTACGGTGCGCTCGTGACCTCGGCTACCTTGACCGCCCTCGGCACCTTCGATCGCTTTCGCATGCGCGCCGGCCTGCCGAAGAAAGCCGTGACTGCCGTGGTGCCCAGCCCGTTTCATCACGCCGATGCCGGCGTGCTGCGGGTGCCGAATCTGAATGCCGACCCCCGTGATGCGGCGGCGCACACCGCCGCGATCATTCGCGATTTGCCTGATCTGGTCGAAGGTTCCCGCGGCACCCTGGTGCTGTTCTCATCGCGCAAGCAGATGCAGGACGTGTTCGACGGCCTGGACCGCGACTGGCGCAAGCAAGTGTTCATTCAAGGCAACCTGTCGAAGCAGGAAACCCTGAACAAGCACAAGGCGCGGGTGGATGGCGGGGACTCCAGCGTGTTGTTCGGCCTGGCGAGTTTTGCCGAGGGGGTCGACCTGCCCGGCGCTTATTGCGAGCACGTGGTGATCGCCAAAATTCCGTTCTCGGTGCCGGATGACCCGGTCGAGGCGGCGTTGGCCGAATGGATCGAAGCCCGTGGCGGCAATCCGTTCATGGAAATCTCCGTACCGGACGCCTCGCTGAAACTGGTCCAGGCCTGCGGTCGCCTGCTGCGCACCGAGGAAGATCGCGGCACCATCACCCTGCTTGACCGGCGTCTGGTCACCCAGCGCTATGGCAAGGCGATCCTCAATGCGTTGCCGCCATTTCGTCGCGAAATTTCCTGA
- a CDS encoding OmpA family protein — protein MTQFTRTVLPVLLLGSLLTGCATHSDGTAPLNQRTWPICSVIGGLVGGGLGAVESGGWAAGGAALGILTGGLICYAQDGDEDGDGVFDRRDRCPDTPANTPVDHRGCPLPQYPVSVKPAEPAQSEVITLSDAGDVLFAFNQSELTPTAKSQLDSIMGKLEDADVVSIKVVGFTDSVGSDAYNQALSQRRASSVAEYLLSQGVAPNKITSEGKGESQPVADNETDEGRAKNRRVELHINR, from the coding sequence ATGACCCAATTCACACGGACCGTCTTGCCGGTTCTGCTACTTGGCAGCCTGTTGACCGGTTGCGCCACTCACAGTGATGGCACTGCTCCCCTCAATCAACGTACCTGGCCGATTTGCAGCGTCATTGGCGGACTGGTCGGCGGAGGCCTTGGCGCTGTCGAAAGTGGCGGATGGGCGGCCGGTGGAGCGGCGCTCGGTATTTTGACCGGTGGTTTGATTTGCTATGCCCAGGATGGCGACGAAGACGGCGATGGCGTTTTCGACCGCCGTGATCGCTGCCCTGATACACCGGCCAACACCCCTGTCGATCATCGCGGTTGCCCGCTGCCCCAGTACCCGGTCAGTGTGAAGCCTGCCGAACCGGCGCAATCGGAGGTCATTACCCTGAGTGATGCCGGTGATGTGCTGTTCGCTTTTAACCAGTCCGAGCTGACACCCACCGCGAAGAGTCAGTTGGACTCGATCATGGGCAAGCTGGAAGACGCCGATGTGGTCAGCATCAAGGTGGTTGGCTTCACCGACAGCGTCGGATCGGATGCCTATAACCAGGCACTCTCGCAGCGGCGCGCCAGCAGTGTCGCCGAATACCTGCTGAGTCAGGGCGTGGCACCGAACAAAATCACCAGCGAAGGCAAAGGCGAAAGCCAGCCTGTGGCCGATAACGAAACAGATGAAGGCCGCGCGAAAAACCGTCGCGTGGAGCTGCACATCAATCGCTGA
- a CDS encoding DUF1145 domain-containing protein yields MKVFWGLGKLLTLLFWSVVLVNLLTPFIHPLHLLVNLAGSLLAGLHLLEIVFCFRSLRGRSHPWRDRLNILFFGVFHLQTIPAPTAPKASHA; encoded by the coding sequence ATGAAGGTGTTCTGGGGGCTGGGGAAGCTGTTGACCCTGCTGTTCTGGTCGGTGGTGCTGGTCAATCTGCTCACGCCGTTCATCCATCCGCTTCACCTGCTGGTCAACCTGGCCGGCAGCCTGCTGGCAGGGCTCCACCTGCTGGAGATTGTCTTCTGCTTCCGCAGCCTCAGGGGGCGCTCCCATCCCTGGCGTGATCGCTTGAACATCCTCTTTTTCGGCGTTTTCCACCTGCAAACCATTCCCGCTCCGACTGCACCGAAGGCTTCCCATGCGTAA
- a CDS encoding OmpA family protein: MSIVRTALPLVLLTSVLTGCAGLQKTDWPTCAAVGGVVGAGLGATESSSWAGYGALIVGGTAAAYCWVHGDGDEDGDGVPDSRDKCPGTPRGVKVDADGCPPPAPAPVVEEVVVVKEETIVIRDVHFQFDKATLTASDKQVLDKIATRLKAEAPTARMTVTGHTDSVGSDSYNQKLSDKRAHSVVEYLIQQGVPRSNFVSVSGAGESQPVADNKTADGRAQNRRTEIKIQR; encoded by the coding sequence ATGAGCATAGTTCGGACAGCATTACCCCTGGTTCTGCTAACCAGTGTGTTGACTGGTTGCGCAGGTTTGCAGAAAACCGACTGGCCGACCTGTGCGGCCGTCGGTGGTGTCGTGGGCGCGGGTCTCGGTGCAACCGAGAGCTCCTCCTGGGCCGGTTATGGCGCGCTGATTGTCGGTGGTACGGCAGCGGCCTATTGCTGGGTTCACGGGGATGGCGACGAAGACGGCGATGGTGTGCCGGATAGCCGCGACAAGTGCCCGGGCACGCCTCGAGGCGTGAAAGTCGATGCCGATGGTTGCCCACCACCAGCACCAGCACCAGTGGTCGAAGAGGTCGTGGTGGTCAAGGAAGAAACGATTGTCATCCGCGATGTTCACTTCCAGTTCGACAAAGCGACACTTACTGCGTCTGACAAGCAGGTGCTCGACAAGATCGCCACTCGCTTGAAAGCGGAAGCCCCAACCGCACGGATGACCGTTACCGGTCATACTGACAGCGTGGGCAGCGATAGCTACAACCAGAAACTGTCGGACAAACGCGCCCACTCGGTGGTTGAGTACCTCATCCAGCAAGGCGTGCCGCGGAGCAACTTCGTGTCTGTTTCCGGTGCCGGTGAAAGCCAGCCGGTTGCCGATAACAAAACCGCCGACGGCCGTGCACAGAACCGTCGCACGGAAATCAAAATCCAGCGCTAA
- a CDS encoding YchJ family protein, which produces MSTSICPCGSGTLLDACCGHYHAGHPAPCAEALMRSRYSAYVLGLIDYLVATTLPAQQAGLDRQSISDWSAQSTWLGLEVESSEVLGGQPEHAFVTFTARWHDGSGEHSHRERSSFVQNAERWYFIDPTVPLVVGRNDACPCASGQKFKKCCSGYFGR; this is translated from the coding sequence ATGAGTACATCCATTTGCCCTTGCGGCAGCGGCACCCTGCTCGATGCCTGCTGCGGTCATTACCATGCCGGCCACCCGGCTCCATGCGCCGAAGCCCTGATGCGCTCGCGCTACAGTGCCTACGTGCTGGGTCTGATCGATTATCTGGTGGCCACCACCCTGCCCGCGCAGCAAGCCGGCCTTGATCGGCAATCGATCAGCGACTGGAGCGCGCAAAGCACCTGGCTGGGTCTTGAGGTGGAAAGCTCCGAAGTCCTCGGCGGTCAGCCCGAACACGCTTTCGTGACCTTCACCGCGCGCTGGCACGACGGCAGCGGTGAACACAGTCACCGTGAGCGTTCGTCGTTCGTTCAGAACGCCGAACGCTGGTATTTCATCGATCCGACCGTGCCCCTTGTCGTCGGGCGTAACGACGCCTGTCCCTGCGCCAGCGGGCAGAAGTTCAAGAAGTGCTGTTCGGGTTATTTCGGCCGTTGA